One window from the genome of Nicotiana sylvestris chromosome 9, ASM39365v2, whole genome shotgun sequence encodes:
- the LOC104219723 gene encoding uncharacterized protein isoform X1 — MCCYCINLMFGDIFKENPYASDFTKAVKIYSYISQRPLLLNLMRKFTNERNLVRPAKTRFATTFLTLHSFYLQKKNLRKLVLSNERKDNRYAKEAAGKETAKVLISPSFWNDDVQALKVGGLLIRVLHMVDGERKAPMGYLYEAVNRAKETIEASFERDVRKYEKVFKIIDSRWSNQLHLPLHAAGHPLNPHYFTRTLDMTLWIQRCGLDTINVLRSWSSIHRW, encoded by the exons ATGTGCTGCTATTGTATCAACTTGATGTTTGGTGACATATTCAAGGAAAACCCATATGCTTCAG ATTTCACTAAGGCCGTCAAGATATATTCTTACATCAGTCAGAGGCCGTTGCTGTTGAATTTGATGAGGAAATTCACAAATGAAAGAAATTTGGTGAGACCGGCCAAGACTAGATTTGCAACGACTTTCTTAACTTTGCATAGTTTTTACTTGCAAAAGAAAAACTTGAGAAAGCTAGTTCTTTCAAATGAACGGAAAGATAATAGATATGCAAAGGAAGCTGCGGGGAAAGAAACTGCCAAAGTTCTTATTTCTCCATCATTCTGGAATGACGACGTTCAGGCTCTTAAAGTTGGTGGTCTTTTGATTAGGGTGCTTCATATGGTGGATGGGGAGAGAAAAGCACCAATGGGCTATCTTTATGAAGCTGTGAATAGAGCCAAAGAGACTATTGAAGCGTCATTTGAGAGAGATgttaggaaatacgagaaagttTTTAAGATTATTGATAGCAGGTGGTCGAATCAACTCCATCTACCTTTGCATGCAGCAGGCCATCCTCTGAACCCGCATTATTTTACAAGAACACTAGATATGACACTTTGGATTCAGAGGTGTGGGTTGGATACCATCAATGTCTTGAGAAGTTGGTCCTCGATTCACCGATGGTAG
- the LOC104219723 gene encoding uncharacterized protein isoform X2, whose amino-acid sequence MVDQIGEEFGRYSQADGLFGLQAAIRARDKRSPVEWWMQFGHQTPNLKKFAIKVLSVTCNASGCKRNWSIFEHIHSKKRNRLELSHLNDLVYIKYNRTLRRRYEARDTIDPSLLDNIDKANEWLTGAPQNHEDEQVYVGDDLDWGTVSMAAGVEENIYGLRGSSSSLNYKGKGVASSSRSLIDEDSGDEEDNSQYNANILEVLEFENLEEELMLLVLDF is encoded by the exons ATGGTAGATCAAATAGGGGAGGAGTTTGGTAGGTACTCACAAGCAGATGGCCTATTTGGTTTACAGGCGGCCATTAGAGCCAGAGACAAGAGGTCACCAG TTGAATGGTGGATGCAATTTGGACATCAAACTCCAAACTTGAAAAAGTTTGCCATCAAAGTACTAAGCGTAACTTGTAATGCATCTGGATGCAAGAGAAATTGGAGCATATTTGAGCAT ATTCACTCTAAGAAAAGGAATAGGCTTGAGCTATCGCATCTCAATGATCTAGTGTATATTAAATACAATAGAACATTGAGGCGACGTTATGAAGCTCGCGATACCATTGATCCAAGTTTGTTGGATAACATTGACAAGGCAAATGAATGGTTAACTGGAGCCCCCCAAAATCATGAAGATGAACAAGTGTATGTAGGAGATGATCTTGATTGGGGTACTGTTTCAATGGCGGCTGGAGTTGAGGAGAATATCTATGGTCTTCGAGGGAGTTCTTCAAGCTTAAATTACAAGGGAAAGGGAGTAGCAAGTTCAAGCCGGTCCCTAATTGATGAAGACTCCGGGGATGAAGAAGATAATAGCCAATATAATGCTAACATTCTTGAAGTTCTAGAATTTGAAAATCTTGAAGAAGAATTGATGTTGCTTGTTTTAGACTTTTAA